The Balaenoptera acutorostrata chromosome 10, mBalAcu1.1, whole genome shotgun sequence genome has a window encoding:
- the PHF1 gene encoding PHD finger protein 1 isoform X5 — MAQPPRLSRSGAPPLWDPASPAPTSGPRPRLWEGQDVLARWTDGLLYLGTIKKVDSAREVCLVQFEDDSQFLVLWKDISPAALPGEELLCCVCRSETVVPGNRLVSCEKCRHAYHQDCHVPRAPAPGEGEGTSWVCRQCVFAIATKRGGALKKGPYARAMLGMKLSLPYGLKGLDWDAGHLSNRQQSYCYCGGPGEWNLKMLQCRSCLQWFHEACTQCLSKPLLYGDRFYEFECCVCRGGPEKVRRLQLRWVDVAHLVLYHLSVCCKKKYFDFDREILPFTSENWDSLLLGELSDTPKGERSSRLLSALNSHKDRFISGREIKKRKCLFGLHARIPPPVEPPTGDGAPTRPQCLHHPPALTRVTRAAAATTSGPQMPAACPAVPSGCSLPSTPLPAPQGPLGMVNPQTGHPWNFTLVSPQTSLKVPPTR, encoded by the exons ATGGCACAGCCCCCCCGGCTGAGCCGCTCTGGTGCCCCCCCACTTTGGGACCCAGCTTCCCCTGCTCCCACCTCAGGCCCCAGGCCTCGACTTTGGGAGGGTCAAGATGTGCTGGCCAGATGGACAGATGGGCTGCTATACTTGGGGACCATCAAAAAG GTGGACAGTGCTCGGGAGGTGTGTCTGGTCCAGTTTGAGGATGATTCCCAGTTTCTGGTTCTATGGAAAGACATCAGCCCTG CTGCCCTCCCTGGGGAGGAACTCCTCTGCTGTGTATGTCGCTCTGAGACTGTGGTCCCTGGGAACCGGCTGGTCAGCTGTGAGAAGTGTCGCCACG CTTATCACCAGGACTGCCACGTTCCAAGGGCCCCAGCCCCCGGAGAGGGAGAGGGCACATCCTGGGTCTGCCGCCAGTGCGTCTTTGCCATCGCTACCAAG AGGGGAGGTGCGCTGAAGAAGGGCCCCTACGCCCGGGCCATGCTGGGCATGAAGCTCTCCCTGCCGTACGGACTAAAGGGGTTGGACTGGGACGCTGGGCATCTGAGCAACCGGCAGCAGAGCTACTGTTACTGTGGTGGCCCTGGGGA GTGGAACCTGAAGATGCTGCAGTGCAGGAGCTGCCTACAGTGGTTCCATGAGGCCTGCACCCAGTGTCTGAGCAAGCCCCTCCTCTACGGGGACAG GTTCTATGAGTTTGAATGCTGTGTGTGTCGGGGGGGCCCTGAGAAGGTCCGGAGGCTACAGCTTCGCTG GGTGGACGTGGCCCATCTTGTCCTCTACCACCTCAGCGTTTGCTGTAAGAAAAAATACTTTGATTTTGACCGTGAGATCCTCCCCTTCACCTCTGAGAATTGGGACAGTTTGCTTCTTGGGGAG ctctcagACACCCCCAAGGGAGAACGTTCTTCCAGGCTCCTCTCTGCTCTCAATAGCCACAAGGACCG TTTCATTTCAGGGAGGGAGATTAAGAAGAGGAAATGCTTGTTTGGTCTCCATGCTCGGATCCCTCCCCCTGTGGAGCCCCCTACTGGAGATGGAGCCCCCACCAG GCCTCAGTGTCTCCACCACCCTCCAGCCCTAACCAGAGTTACCAGGGCAGCAGCGGCTACAACTTCCGGCCCACAGATGCCCGCTGCCTGCCCAG CAGTCCCATCCGGATGTTCGCTTCCTTCCACCCCTCTGCCAGCACCGCAGGGACCTCTGGGGATGGTGAACCCCCAGACAG GTCACCCCTGGAACTTCACATTGGTTTCCCCACAGACCTCCCTAAAAGTGCCCCCCACTCGATGA
- the PHF1 gene encoding PHD finger protein 1 isoform X4: MCWPDGQMGCYTWGPSKRWTVLGRCVWSSLRMIPSFWFYGKTSALLPSLGRNSSAVYVALRLWSLGTGWSAVRSVATLITRTATFQGPQPPERERAHPGSAASASLPSLPRWNLKMLQCRSCLQWFHEACTQCLSKPLLYGDRFYEFECCVCRGGPEKVRRLQLRWVDVAHLVLYHLSVCCKKKYFDFDREILPFTSENWDSLLLGELSDTPKGERSSRLLSALNSHKDRFISGREIKKRKCLFGLHARIPPPVEPPTGDGAPTSFPSGQGPGGGVSRPLGKRRRPEPEPLRRRQKGKMEELGPPSAVRNQPEPQEQRERARLQRALQASVSPPPSSPNQSYQGSSGYNFRPTDARCLPSSPIRMFASFHPSASTAGTSGDGEPPDRSPLELHIGFPTDLPKSAPHSMTASSSSVPAPSPGLPRRSAPPSPLCRSLSPGTGGGVRGGVGYLSRGDPVRVLARRVRPDGSVQYLVEWGGGGIF; encoded by the exons ATGTGCTGGCCAGATGGACAGATGGGCTGCTATACTTGGGGACCATCAAAAAG GTGGACAGTGCTCGGGAGGTGTGTCTGGTCCAGTTTGAGGATGATTCCCAGTTTCTGGTTCTATGGAAAGACATCAGCCCTG CTGCCCTCCCTGGGGAGGAACTCCTCTGCTGTGTATGTCGCTCTGAGACTGTGGTCCCTGGGAACCGGCTGGTCAGCTGTGAGAAGTGTCGCCACG CTTATCACCAGGACTGCCACGTTCCAAGGGCCCCAGCCCCCGGAGAGGGAGAGGGCACATCCTGGGTCTGCCGCCAGTGCGTCTTTGCCATCGCTACCAAG GTGGAACCTGAAGATGCTGCAGTGCAGGAGCTGCCTACAGTGGTTCCATGAGGCCTGCACCCAGTGTCTGAGCAAGCCCCTCCTCTACGGGGACAG GTTCTATGAGTTTGAATGCTGTGTGTGTCGGGGGGGCCCTGAGAAGGTCCGGAGGCTACAGCTTCGCTG GGTGGACGTGGCCCATCTTGTCCTCTACCACCTCAGCGTTTGCTGTAAGAAAAAATACTTTGATTTTGACCGTGAGATCCTCCCCTTCACCTCTGAGAATTGGGACAGTTTGCTTCTTGGGGAG ctctcagACACCCCCAAGGGAGAACGTTCTTCCAGGCTCCTCTCTGCTCTCAATAGCCACAAGGACCG TTTCATTTCAGGGAGGGAGATTAAGAAGAGGAAATGCTTGTTTGGTCTCCATGCTCGGATCCCTCCCCCTGTGGAGCCCCCTACTGGAGATGGAGCCCCCACCAG CTTCCCTTcagggcagggccctgggggaggggtctCACGTCCCCTGGGGAAGCGCCGGAGGCCggagccagagcccctgaggaGGAGGCAGAAGGGGAAAATGGAGGAGCTGGGGCCACCCTCAGCAGTGCGCAACCAGCCCGAGCCCCAGGAGCAGAGGGAGCGGGCTCGTCTGCAGAGGgcactgcag GCCTCAGTGTCTCCACCACCCTCCAGCCCTAACCAGAGTTACCAGGGCAGCAGCGGCTACAACTTCCGGCCCACAGATGCCCGCTGCCTGCCCAG CAGTCCCATCCGGATGTTCGCTTCCTTCCACCCCTCTGCCAGCACCGCAGGGACCTCTGGGGATGGTGAACCCCCAGACAG GTCACCCCTGGAACTTCACATTGGTTTCCCCACAGACCTCCCTAAAAGTGCCCCCCACTCGATGACTGCCTCATCTTCCTCagtcccagccccctccccaggtcttCCTAGACGCTCAGCACCCCCTTCTCCCCTGTGCCGTAGTTTGTCTCCTGGAACTGGGGGAGGAGTCCGAGGTGGGGTCGGCTACCTGTCCCGAGGGGACCCCGTCCGGGTCCTTGCTCGGAGAGTACGGCCTGATGGCTCTGTGCAGTACCTGGttgagtggggaggagggggcatctTCTGA
- the CUTA gene encoding protein CutA isoform X1 encodes MRGGRAPAFLLGGGAALLLSLLWMPALLPVVYRLLLLPRALLSMASGSPPSQPSPASGSAYVAGSVSAAFVTCPNEKVAKEIARAVVEKHLAACVNLIPQITSIYEWKGKIEEDSEVLMMIKTQSSLVPALTDFVRSVHPYEVAEVIALPVEQGNSPYLHWVRQVTGSVPESGTAPP; translated from the exons ATGAGGGGGGGGCGGGCTCCCGCATTCCTGCTCGGCGGAGGG GCCGCTCTGCTCCTCTCGCTTCTTTGGATGCCGGCCCTGCTGCCTGTAGTCTACCGCCTTCTGTTGCTACCCCGAGCCCTGCTGTCCATGGCTTCAGGAAGCCCCCCGTCCCAGCCCTCGCCGGCCTCGGGCTCCGCCTATGTTGCCGGCTCGGTCTCTGCAGCCTTTGTCACCTGCCCCAACGAGAAGGTCGCCAAGGAGATCGCCAG GGCTGTGGTGGAGAAGCACCTGGCAGCTTGCGTCAACCTTATTCCTCAGATTACATCCAT CTATGAGTGGAAAGGAAAGATTGAGGAGGACAGTGAAGTGCTGATG ATGATTAAGACCCAAAGTTCCTTGGTTCCAGCTTTGACAGATTTTGTTCG TTCTGTGCACCCTTACGAAGTGGCCGAGGTGATTGCATTGCCTGTGGAACAGGGGAACTCCCCGTACCTGCATTGGGTGCGCCAGGTTACAGGGTCAGTTCCTGAGTCCGGCACAGCCCCACCGTGA
- the PHF1 gene encoding PHD finger protein 1 isoform X2 yields the protein MAQPPRLSRSGAPPLWDPASPAPTSGPRPRLWEGQDVLARWTDGLLYLGTIKKVDSAREVCLVQFEDDSQFLVLWKDISPAALPGEELLCCVCRSETVVPGNRLVSCEKCRHAYHQDCHVPRAPAPGEGEGTSWVCRQCVFAIATKRGGALKKGPYARAMLGMKLSLPYGLKGLDWDAGHLSNRQQSYCYCGGPGEWNLKMLQCRSCLQWFHEACTQCLSKPLLYGDRFYEFECCVCRGGPEKVRRLQLRWVDVAHLVLYHLSVCCKKKYFDFDREILPFTSENWDSLLLGELSDTPKGERSSRLLSALNSHKDRFISGREIKKRKCLFGLHARIPPPVEPPTGDGAPTSFPSGQGPGGGVSRPLGKRRRPEPEPLRRRQKGKMEELGPPSAVRNQPEPQEQRERARLQRALQASVSPPPSSPNQSYQGSSGYNFRPTDARCLPSPIRMFASFHPSASTAGTSGDGEPPDRSPLELHIGFPTDLPKSAPHSMTASSSSVPAPSPGLPRRSAPPSPLCRSLSPGTGGGVRGGVGYLSRGDPVRVLARRVRPDGSVQYLVEWGGGGIF from the exons ATGGCACAGCCCCCCCGGCTGAGCCGCTCTGGTGCCCCCCCACTTTGGGACCCAGCTTCCCCTGCTCCCACCTCAGGCCCCAGGCCTCGACTTTGGGAGGGTCAAGATGTGCTGGCCAGATGGACAGATGGGCTGCTATACTTGGGGACCATCAAAAAG GTGGACAGTGCTCGGGAGGTGTGTCTGGTCCAGTTTGAGGATGATTCCCAGTTTCTGGTTCTATGGAAAGACATCAGCCCTG CTGCCCTCCCTGGGGAGGAACTCCTCTGCTGTGTATGTCGCTCTGAGACTGTGGTCCCTGGGAACCGGCTGGTCAGCTGTGAGAAGTGTCGCCACG CTTATCACCAGGACTGCCACGTTCCAAGGGCCCCAGCCCCCGGAGAGGGAGAGGGCACATCCTGGGTCTGCCGCCAGTGCGTCTTTGCCATCGCTACCAAG AGGGGAGGTGCGCTGAAGAAGGGCCCCTACGCCCGGGCCATGCTGGGCATGAAGCTCTCCCTGCCGTACGGACTAAAGGGGTTGGACTGGGACGCTGGGCATCTGAGCAACCGGCAGCAGAGCTACTGTTACTGTGGTGGCCCTGGGGA GTGGAACCTGAAGATGCTGCAGTGCAGGAGCTGCCTACAGTGGTTCCATGAGGCCTGCACCCAGTGTCTGAGCAAGCCCCTCCTCTACGGGGACAG GTTCTATGAGTTTGAATGCTGTGTGTGTCGGGGGGGCCCTGAGAAGGTCCGGAGGCTACAGCTTCGCTG GGTGGACGTGGCCCATCTTGTCCTCTACCACCTCAGCGTTTGCTGTAAGAAAAAATACTTTGATTTTGACCGTGAGATCCTCCCCTTCACCTCTGAGAATTGGGACAGTTTGCTTCTTGGGGAG ctctcagACACCCCCAAGGGAGAACGTTCTTCCAGGCTCCTCTCTGCTCTCAATAGCCACAAGGACCG TTTCATTTCAGGGAGGGAGATTAAGAAGAGGAAATGCTTGTTTGGTCTCCATGCTCGGATCCCTCCCCCTGTGGAGCCCCCTACTGGAGATGGAGCCCCCACCAG CTTCCCTTcagggcagggccctgggggaggggtctCACGTCCCCTGGGGAAGCGCCGGAGGCCggagccagagcccctgaggaGGAGGCAGAAGGGGAAAATGGAGGAGCTGGGGCCACCCTCAGCAGTGCGCAACCAGCCCGAGCCCCAGGAGCAGAGGGAGCGGGCTCGTCTGCAGAGGgcactgcag GCCTCAGTGTCTCCACCACCCTCCAGCCCTAACCAGAGTTACCAGGGCAGCAGCGGCTACAACTTCCGGCCCACAGATGCCCGCTGCCTGCCCAG TCCCATCCGGATGTTCGCTTCCTTCCACCCCTCTGCCAGCACCGCAGGGACCTCTGGGGATGGTGAACCCCCAGACAG GTCACCCCTGGAACTTCACATTGGTTTCCCCACAGACCTCCCTAAAAGTGCCCCCCACTCGATGACTGCCTCATCTTCCTCagtcccagccccctccccaggtcttCCTAGACGCTCAGCACCCCCTTCTCCCCTGTGCCGTAGTTTGTCTCCTGGAACTGGGGGAGGAGTCCGAGGTGGGGTCGGCTACCTGTCCCGAGGGGACCCCGTCCGGGTCCTTGCTCGGAGAGTACGGCCTGATGGCTCTGTGCAGTACCTGGttgagtggggaggagggggcatctTCTGA
- the PHF1 gene encoding PHD finger protein 1 isoform X3, protein MAQPPRLSRSGAPPLWDPASPAPTSGPRPRLWEGQDVLARWTDGLLYLGTIKKVDSAREVCLVQFEDDSQFLVLWKDISPAALPGEELLCCVCRSETVVPGNRLVSCEKCRHAYHQDCHVPRAPAPGEGEGTSWVCRQCVFAIATKRGGALKKGPYARAMLGMKLSLPYGLKGLDWDAGHLSNRQQSYCYCGGPGEWNLKMLQCRSCLQWFHEACTQCLSKPLLYGDRFYEFECCVCRGGPEKVRRLQLRWVDVAHLVLYHLSVCCKKKYFDFDREILPFTSENWDSLLLGELSDTPKGERSSRLLSALNSHKDRFISGREIKKRKCLFGLHARIPPPVEPPTGDGAPTSFPSGQGPGGGVSRPLGKRRRPEPEPLRRRQKGKMEELGPPSAVRNQPEPQEQRERARLQRALQASVSPPPSSPNQSYQGSSGYNFRPTDARCLPRSPLELHIGFPTDLPKSAPHSMTASSSSVPAPSPGLPRRSAPPSPLCRSLSPGTGGGVRGGVGYLSRGDPVRVLARRVRPDGSVQYLVEWGGGGIF, encoded by the exons ATGGCACAGCCCCCCCGGCTGAGCCGCTCTGGTGCCCCCCCACTTTGGGACCCAGCTTCCCCTGCTCCCACCTCAGGCCCCAGGCCTCGACTTTGGGAGGGTCAAGATGTGCTGGCCAGATGGACAGATGGGCTGCTATACTTGGGGACCATCAAAAAG GTGGACAGTGCTCGGGAGGTGTGTCTGGTCCAGTTTGAGGATGATTCCCAGTTTCTGGTTCTATGGAAAGACATCAGCCCTG CTGCCCTCCCTGGGGAGGAACTCCTCTGCTGTGTATGTCGCTCTGAGACTGTGGTCCCTGGGAACCGGCTGGTCAGCTGTGAGAAGTGTCGCCACG CTTATCACCAGGACTGCCACGTTCCAAGGGCCCCAGCCCCCGGAGAGGGAGAGGGCACATCCTGGGTCTGCCGCCAGTGCGTCTTTGCCATCGCTACCAAG AGGGGAGGTGCGCTGAAGAAGGGCCCCTACGCCCGGGCCATGCTGGGCATGAAGCTCTCCCTGCCGTACGGACTAAAGGGGTTGGACTGGGACGCTGGGCATCTGAGCAACCGGCAGCAGAGCTACTGTTACTGTGGTGGCCCTGGGGA GTGGAACCTGAAGATGCTGCAGTGCAGGAGCTGCCTACAGTGGTTCCATGAGGCCTGCACCCAGTGTCTGAGCAAGCCCCTCCTCTACGGGGACAG GTTCTATGAGTTTGAATGCTGTGTGTGTCGGGGGGGCCCTGAGAAGGTCCGGAGGCTACAGCTTCGCTG GGTGGACGTGGCCCATCTTGTCCTCTACCACCTCAGCGTTTGCTGTAAGAAAAAATACTTTGATTTTGACCGTGAGATCCTCCCCTTCACCTCTGAGAATTGGGACAGTTTGCTTCTTGGGGAG ctctcagACACCCCCAAGGGAGAACGTTCTTCCAGGCTCCTCTCTGCTCTCAATAGCCACAAGGACCG TTTCATTTCAGGGAGGGAGATTAAGAAGAGGAAATGCTTGTTTGGTCTCCATGCTCGGATCCCTCCCCCTGTGGAGCCCCCTACTGGAGATGGAGCCCCCACCAG CTTCCCTTcagggcagggccctgggggaggggtctCACGTCCCCTGGGGAAGCGCCGGAGGCCggagccagagcccctgaggaGGAGGCAGAAGGGGAAAATGGAGGAGCTGGGGCCACCCTCAGCAGTGCGCAACCAGCCCGAGCCCCAGGAGCAGAGGGAGCGGGCTCGTCTGCAGAGGgcactgcag GCCTCAGTGTCTCCACCACCCTCCAGCCCTAACCAGAGTTACCAGGGCAGCAGCGGCTACAACTTCCGGCCCACAGATGCCCGCTGCCTGCCCAG GTCACCCCTGGAACTTCACATTGGTTTCCCCACAGACCTCCCTAAAAGTGCCCCCCACTCGATGACTGCCTCATCTTCCTCagtcccagccccctccccaggtcttCCTAGACGCTCAGCACCCCCTTCTCCCCTGTGCCGTAGTTTGTCTCCTGGAACTGGGGGAGGAGTCCGAGGTGGGGTCGGCTACCTGTCCCGAGGGGACCCCGTCCGGGTCCTTGCTCGGAGAGTACGGCCTGATGGCTCTGTGCAGTACCTGGttgagtggggaggagggggcatctTCTGA
- the PHF1 gene encoding PHD finger protein 1 isoform X6: MAQPPRLSRSGAPPLWDPASPAPTSGPRPRLWEGQDVLARWTDGLLYLGTIKKVDSAREVCLVQFEDDSQFLVLWKDISPAALPGEELLCCVCRSETVVPGNRLVSCEKCRHAYHQDCHVPRAPAPGEGEGTSWVCRQCVFAIATKRGGALKKGPYARAMLGMKLSLPYGLKGLDWDAGHLSNRQQSYCYCGGPGEWNLKMLQCRSCLQWFHEACTQCLSKPLLYGDRFYEFECCVCRGGPEKVRRLQLRWVDVAHLVLYHLSVCCKKKYFDFDREILPFTSENWDSLLLGELSDTPKGERSSRLLSALNSHKDRFISGREIKKRKCLFGLHARIPPPVEPPTGDGAPTRPQCLHHPPALTRVTRAAAATTSGPQMPAACPVPSGCSLPSTPLPAPQGPLGMVNPQTGHPWNFTLVSPQTSLKVPPTR, translated from the exons ATGGCACAGCCCCCCCGGCTGAGCCGCTCTGGTGCCCCCCCACTTTGGGACCCAGCTTCCCCTGCTCCCACCTCAGGCCCCAGGCCTCGACTTTGGGAGGGTCAAGATGTGCTGGCCAGATGGACAGATGGGCTGCTATACTTGGGGACCATCAAAAAG GTGGACAGTGCTCGGGAGGTGTGTCTGGTCCAGTTTGAGGATGATTCCCAGTTTCTGGTTCTATGGAAAGACATCAGCCCTG CTGCCCTCCCTGGGGAGGAACTCCTCTGCTGTGTATGTCGCTCTGAGACTGTGGTCCCTGGGAACCGGCTGGTCAGCTGTGAGAAGTGTCGCCACG CTTATCACCAGGACTGCCACGTTCCAAGGGCCCCAGCCCCCGGAGAGGGAGAGGGCACATCCTGGGTCTGCCGCCAGTGCGTCTTTGCCATCGCTACCAAG AGGGGAGGTGCGCTGAAGAAGGGCCCCTACGCCCGGGCCATGCTGGGCATGAAGCTCTCCCTGCCGTACGGACTAAAGGGGTTGGACTGGGACGCTGGGCATCTGAGCAACCGGCAGCAGAGCTACTGTTACTGTGGTGGCCCTGGGGA GTGGAACCTGAAGATGCTGCAGTGCAGGAGCTGCCTACAGTGGTTCCATGAGGCCTGCACCCAGTGTCTGAGCAAGCCCCTCCTCTACGGGGACAG GTTCTATGAGTTTGAATGCTGTGTGTGTCGGGGGGGCCCTGAGAAGGTCCGGAGGCTACAGCTTCGCTG GGTGGACGTGGCCCATCTTGTCCTCTACCACCTCAGCGTTTGCTGTAAGAAAAAATACTTTGATTTTGACCGTGAGATCCTCCCCTTCACCTCTGAGAATTGGGACAGTTTGCTTCTTGGGGAG ctctcagACACCCCCAAGGGAGAACGTTCTTCCAGGCTCCTCTCTGCTCTCAATAGCCACAAGGACCG TTTCATTTCAGGGAGGGAGATTAAGAAGAGGAAATGCTTGTTTGGTCTCCATGCTCGGATCCCTCCCCCTGTGGAGCCCCCTACTGGAGATGGAGCCCCCACCAG GCCTCAGTGTCTCCACCACCCTCCAGCCCTAACCAGAGTTACCAGGGCAGCAGCGGCTACAACTTCCGGCCCACAGATGCCCGCTGCCTGCCCAG TCCCATCCGGATGTTCGCTTCCTTCCACCCCTCTGCCAGCACCGCAGGGACCTCTGGGGATGGTGAACCCCCAGACAG GTCACCCCTGGAACTTCACATTGGTTTCCCCACAGACCTCCCTAAAAGTGCCCCCCACTCGATGA
- the CUTA gene encoding protein CutA isoform X2, with product MPALLPVVYRLLLLPRALLSMASGSPPSQPSPASGSAYVAGSVSAAFVTCPNEKVAKEIARAVVEKHLAACVNLIPQITSIYEWKGKIEEDSEVLMMIKTQSSLVPALTDFVRSVHPYEVAEVIALPVEQGNSPYLHWVRQVTGSVPESGTAPP from the exons ATGCCGGCCCTGCTGCCTGTAGTCTACCGCCTTCTGTTGCTACCCCGAGCCCTGCTGTCCATGGCTTCAGGAAGCCCCCCGTCCCAGCCCTCGCCGGCCTCGGGCTCCGCCTATGTTGCCGGCTCGGTCTCTGCAGCCTTTGTCACCTGCCCCAACGAGAAGGTCGCCAAGGAGATCGCCAG GGCTGTGGTGGAGAAGCACCTGGCAGCTTGCGTCAACCTTATTCCTCAGATTACATCCAT CTATGAGTGGAAAGGAAAGATTGAGGAGGACAGTGAAGTGCTGATG ATGATTAAGACCCAAAGTTCCTTGGTTCCAGCTTTGACAGATTTTGTTCG TTCTGTGCACCCTTACGAAGTGGCCGAGGTGATTGCATTGCCTGTGGAACAGGGGAACTCCCCGTACCTGCATTGGGTGCGCCAGGTTACAGGGTCAGTTCCTGAGTCCGGCACAGCCCCACCGTGA
- the PHF1 gene encoding PHD finger protein 1 isoform X1 → MAQPPRLSRSGAPPLWDPASPAPTSGPRPRLWEGQDVLARWTDGLLYLGTIKKVDSAREVCLVQFEDDSQFLVLWKDISPAALPGEELLCCVCRSETVVPGNRLVSCEKCRHAYHQDCHVPRAPAPGEGEGTSWVCRQCVFAIATKRGGALKKGPYARAMLGMKLSLPYGLKGLDWDAGHLSNRQQSYCYCGGPGEWNLKMLQCRSCLQWFHEACTQCLSKPLLYGDRFYEFECCVCRGGPEKVRRLQLRWVDVAHLVLYHLSVCCKKKYFDFDREILPFTSENWDSLLLGELSDTPKGERSSRLLSALNSHKDRFISGREIKKRKCLFGLHARIPPPVEPPTGDGAPTSFPSGQGPGGGVSRPLGKRRRPEPEPLRRRQKGKMEELGPPSAVRNQPEPQEQRERARLQRALQASVSPPPSSPNQSYQGSSGYNFRPTDARCLPSSPIRMFASFHPSASTAGTSGDGEPPDRSPLELHIGFPTDLPKSAPHSMTASSSSVPAPSPGLPRRSAPPSPLCRSLSPGTGGGVRGGVGYLSRGDPVRVLARRVRPDGSVQYLVEWGGGGIF, encoded by the exons ATGGCACAGCCCCCCCGGCTGAGCCGCTCTGGTGCCCCCCCACTTTGGGACCCAGCTTCCCCTGCTCCCACCTCAGGCCCCAGGCCTCGACTTTGGGAGGGTCAAGATGTGCTGGCCAGATGGACAGATGGGCTGCTATACTTGGGGACCATCAAAAAG GTGGACAGTGCTCGGGAGGTGTGTCTGGTCCAGTTTGAGGATGATTCCCAGTTTCTGGTTCTATGGAAAGACATCAGCCCTG CTGCCCTCCCTGGGGAGGAACTCCTCTGCTGTGTATGTCGCTCTGAGACTGTGGTCCCTGGGAACCGGCTGGTCAGCTGTGAGAAGTGTCGCCACG CTTATCACCAGGACTGCCACGTTCCAAGGGCCCCAGCCCCCGGAGAGGGAGAGGGCACATCCTGGGTCTGCCGCCAGTGCGTCTTTGCCATCGCTACCAAG AGGGGAGGTGCGCTGAAGAAGGGCCCCTACGCCCGGGCCATGCTGGGCATGAAGCTCTCCCTGCCGTACGGACTAAAGGGGTTGGACTGGGACGCTGGGCATCTGAGCAACCGGCAGCAGAGCTACTGTTACTGTGGTGGCCCTGGGGA GTGGAACCTGAAGATGCTGCAGTGCAGGAGCTGCCTACAGTGGTTCCATGAGGCCTGCACCCAGTGTCTGAGCAAGCCCCTCCTCTACGGGGACAG GTTCTATGAGTTTGAATGCTGTGTGTGTCGGGGGGGCCCTGAGAAGGTCCGGAGGCTACAGCTTCGCTG GGTGGACGTGGCCCATCTTGTCCTCTACCACCTCAGCGTTTGCTGTAAGAAAAAATACTTTGATTTTGACCGTGAGATCCTCCCCTTCACCTCTGAGAATTGGGACAGTTTGCTTCTTGGGGAG ctctcagACACCCCCAAGGGAGAACGTTCTTCCAGGCTCCTCTCTGCTCTCAATAGCCACAAGGACCG TTTCATTTCAGGGAGGGAGATTAAGAAGAGGAAATGCTTGTTTGGTCTCCATGCTCGGATCCCTCCCCCTGTGGAGCCCCCTACTGGAGATGGAGCCCCCACCAG CTTCCCTTcagggcagggccctgggggaggggtctCACGTCCCCTGGGGAAGCGCCGGAGGCCggagccagagcccctgaggaGGAGGCAGAAGGGGAAAATGGAGGAGCTGGGGCCACCCTCAGCAGTGCGCAACCAGCCCGAGCCCCAGGAGCAGAGGGAGCGGGCTCGTCTGCAGAGGgcactgcag GCCTCAGTGTCTCCACCACCCTCCAGCCCTAACCAGAGTTACCAGGGCAGCAGCGGCTACAACTTCCGGCCCACAGATGCCCGCTGCCTGCCCAG CAGTCCCATCCGGATGTTCGCTTCCTTCCACCCCTCTGCCAGCACCGCAGGGACCTCTGGGGATGGTGAACCCCCAGACAG GTCACCCCTGGAACTTCACATTGGTTTCCCCACAGACCTCCCTAAAAGTGCCCCCCACTCGATGACTGCCTCATCTTCCTCagtcccagccccctccccaggtcttCCTAGACGCTCAGCACCCCCTTCTCCCCTGTGCCGTAGTTTGTCTCCTGGAACTGGGGGAGGAGTCCGAGGTGGGGTCGGCTACCTGTCCCGAGGGGACCCCGTCCGGGTCCTTGCTCGGAGAGTACGGCCTGATGGCTCTGTGCAGTACCTGGttgagtggggaggagggggcatctTCTGA